In the genome of Fibrobacter sp., one region contains:
- a CDS encoding alpha-1,4-glucan--maltose-1-phosphate maltosyltransferase: protein MAIIPTLKDNLVIENIRPNIEGGRFMIKREPGDTVTVQADIFRHSHEKYDAAIFFRHVPAEAPAKKTTKTAKSTKAAAVKWEQAPMHFVDNDLWEGSFTVNNIGYYEYKICAWTKEPKDVPTESPVMKLRVDPAYARTGTWYEMWPKSQGTDPTKSATWKDCEKQLDYIADLGFDTVYLVPIHPIGVTNRKGANNALHAKTDKKGKPLEPGCPYAVGNKFGGHYATDPELGSMKDFEHFAKAARGKGLRLALDIALNCSPDHPYVKEHPEWFYHEPDGSIKFAENPPKKYEDIYPFDYYNKNYKELWQEIENIILFWADKGVEIFRIDNPHTKPFPFWEWLIADVKEKRPELVFLAEAFTRPKMMHRLAKSGFDMSYTYFAWRSAKWEFEQYLKELTQSDAKEYMRGIFFPTTPDIFPKYLAYKGANAFKQRYFLAGTLSSLTGMYNGYELCENIPSPIKEELQDSEKYQYKVHNWAGPGIQDFVRRVNTARLEHPALQEYDNLDFHYCANDQLMVYSKKTGDDVLLFVCNMDMDNAQEGMVELDMAKLGLDNDSFFFLKDLITDESFVWRGNKNFVRLDPNKAPGHLLVLKRI from the coding sequence ATGGCTATTATTCCTACTCTCAAAGACAATCTCGTTATCGAGAATATCCGCCCGAACATCGAGGGCGGCCGTTTCATGATCAAGCGCGAACCGGGCGACACCGTCACCGTGCAGGCAGACATCTTCCGTCACAGCCACGAGAAGTACGATGCCGCCATCTTCTTCCGCCATGTGCCCGCAGAGGCTCCTGCCAAGAAGACTACTAAGACTGCCAAGTCCACAAAGGCTGCAGCCGTCAAGTGGGAACAGGCTCCCATGCATTTCGTGGATAACGACCTTTGGGAAGGCTCCTTTACCGTCAATAACATCGGTTACTACGAATACAAGATTTGTGCCTGGACCAAGGAACCTAAGGATGTTCCTACCGAAAGTCCGGTGATGAAGCTCCGTGTGGACCCCGCCTACGCCCGTACCGGTACCTGGTACGAAATGTGGCCCAAGTCCCAGGGCACCGACCCCACCAAGAGCGCTACCTGGAAGGACTGCGAAAAGCAGCTGGACTACATCGCCGACCTTGGCTTCGATACCGTTTACCTGGTGCCTATTCATCCCATTGGCGTTACCAACCGTAAGGGCGCCAACAACGCCCTCCACGCCAAGACCGACAAGAAGGGTAAGCCCCTGGAACCGGGATGCCCCTACGCCGTTGGTAACAAGTTCGGTGGTCACTACGCTACCGACCCTGAACTGGGCTCCATGAAGGACTTTGAACACTTTGCAAAGGCCGCCCGCGGTAAGGGCCTGCGCCTTGCTCTGGACATCGCCCTCAACTGCTCTCCGGACCATCCTTACGTAAAGGAACATCCGGAATGGTTCTACCACGAACCCGATGGCTCCATTAAGTTTGCTGAAAACCCGCCCAAGAAGTACGAAGACATTTACCCCTTCGACTACTACAACAAGAACTACAAGGAACTGTGGCAGGAAATCGAAAACATCATCCTGTTCTGGGCCGATAAGGGCGTGGAAATCTTCCGTATCGACAATCCCCACACCAAGCCGTTCCCCTTCTGGGAATGGCTCATCGCCGACGTGAAGGAAAAGCGTCCGGAACTGGTGTTCCTGGCAGAAGCCTTCACCCGCCCCAAGATGATGCATCGTCTGGCAAAGTCCGGCTTCGACATGAGCTACACCTACTTCGCATGGCGTAGCGCCAAGTGGGAATTCGAACAGTACCTGAAGGAACTGACTCAGTCCGACGCCAAGGAATACATGCGCGGTATTTTCTTCCCCACCACACCGGATATCTTCCCCAAGTATCTGGCCTACAAGGGTGCAAATGCCTTCAAGCAGCGTTACTTCCTGGCTGGTACCCTTTCTAGCCTTACCGGTATGTACAACGGTTACGAACTCTGCGAAAATATTCCGTCTCCCATCAAGGAAGAACTGCAGGATTCCGAAAAGTACCAGTACAAGGTTCACAACTGGGCTGGCCCCGGCATCCAGGACTTCGTTCGCCGCGTGAACACCGCCCGCCTGGAACATCCGGCTCTCCAGGAATACGACAACCTGGACTTCCACTACTGCGCCAACGACCAGCTCATGGTTTACTCCAAGAAGACTGGCGATGACGTTCTCCTGTTCGTCTGCAACATGGACATGGACAACGCCCAGGAAGGCATGGTGGAACTGGACATGGCAAAGCTTGGCCTCGACAACGACAGCTTCTTCTTCCTGAAGGACCTGATCACCGACGAATCCTTCGTCTGGCGCGGCAACAAGAACTTTGTCCGTCTGGATCCGAACAAGGCTCCTGGTCATCTGCTGGTTCTTAAGCGTATCTAA